A single genomic interval of Daucus carota subsp. sativus chromosome 1, DH1 v3.0, whole genome shotgun sequence harbors:
- the LOC108202095 gene encoding proteasome subunit alpha type-6-like — protein sequence MSRGSGGGYDRHITIFSPEGRLFQVEYAFKAVKAAGVTSIGVRGKDSVCVVTQKKVPDKLLDPSSITHLFAVTKYLGLVATGTTADARTLVQQARNEAAEFRHKYGYEMPADTLARWIADKSQVYTQHAYMRPLGVVAMVLGIDDEVGPQLFKCDPAGHFFGHKATSAGLKEQEAINFLEKKMKNDPAFTYEETVQTAISALQSVLQEDLKANEIEVGVVVKGNPIFRALSTDEIDEHLTAISERD from the exons ATGAGTCGTGGTAGCGGAGGTGGTTACGATCGCCACATCACGATCTTCTCGCCTGAAGGTCGTCTCTTCCAAGTCG AATATGCCTTTAAAGCTGTCAAGGCAGCTGGTGTAACATCTATTGGTGTTCGAGGCAAAGACTCGGTTTGTGTTGTTACTCAGAAGAAAGTTCCG GACAAGCTTTTGGATCCATCGAGTATTACTCATCTTTTTGCTGTTACCAAGTACCTTGGCTTGGTAGCTACTGGAACAACTG CTGATGCAAGGACCTTGGTTCAACAAGCAAGAAATGAAGCTGCAGAGTTTCGGCATAAATATGGATATGAGATGCCAGCTGATACACTTGCAAGATG GATTGCAGACAAATCCCAAGTTTATACTCAGCATGCTTATATGAGACCTCTAGGAGTAG TTGCTATGGTCTTGGGCATCGATGATGAGGTTGGACCTCAACTGTTCAAGTGTGATCCTGCTGGCCATTTCTTTGGTCACAAG GCAACTAGTGCTGGATTGAAAGAGCAAGAAGCAATAAATTTTCTcgagaagaaaatgaagaatgatCCAGCCTTTACGTACGAGGAGACTGTCCAG ACTGCAATTTCAGCACTGCAATCTGTTCTACAAGAGGACTTGAAGGCCAATGAGATTGAG GTTGGAGTTGTGGTGAAGGGAAATCCTATTTTCCGAGCATTGTCCACGGATGAGATAGACGAGCACTTGACTGCAATTAGTGAGCGTGACTAG
- the LOC108204661 gene encoding probable disease resistance protein At4g27220, with protein sequence MVGLSDIPCVGKNVDRISDAAVDALFRGFSYMFSYKNHVQVLETEIQKLDAEMDRMSRKVREEKDNGKMIVDGVSTWQADVEEVKKSAEEILEKYKNRSSWRCIQWMPIPKPVSRSRLGREAAHKAKRVIELSDSANNLLANGIAYGSPAENAPNTVYQTFKSRSDAYDKLWKALVSEGGSTVLGIYGMPGVGKTTMMESLWKEALEKKIFDKVTRADVGNEDLDVFKLQKQIADHLDCHLNPEDDEQHRASQLKKRLTNGEKILIILDDVWKEIPLHRIGISLGDGDSSTHRKILLTSRKKRVCMDNKCLHPVKIAPLGPEEAWQMFRNTVVPDNIYLLPDESLALEVCNQCGGLPLLIHAVGKALQFTSPDVWKDALNQLVMGNFEKIADIDSNVYACVKLSFDRLPDDAKSCLVLCSLYPEDASIYINKLIPLATGSRLVRGGEARIRSMVEILRSSSLLLDSEDHIIKVHDLIRDVARSIAVKDPKYSFSLVRCGSLLPDDVDYHTRKFLRLHLEKNDILFPDGLVCQDLHNLWLQCNKHAQQFLGDFFGMFVNLRFLLIEDMLFSLEPQFSLRPLVNLRTLILDGCEITHVSQTNASFFPENLVALYIWNCDLPRPLNLPILKHLRKLEIQGWRSNNIQMVPNTVSSMPSLQELHIPGGYKIQDDGCGKSLDAVSAPILGEISKLTGLKSLQMFFFSNSEHFQDTNIFGNLLQYNISVGAKPHDRPLIESSVSIKRLIELQGSGLESLKGLIERAEEVSLDCTDIHVGSIYNSNREAFTDLKNLYIRNCNTIEYLARISCGEIQHSRSFANLGVLEIKDCSALKYLFSKSVAKCLVQLQELAIVRCPVMEAILMNEGTSDRDGVISFCKLKFLSIYNIPRLKSFCMQNKDLHSGSTTHNSAISNIQAQPLFDKTVAFPSLEVLTLEGSGDTVYDIWGNSEYDKVGSSFHKLKIISLYWCKKLERVIPLAMSNNLRNLESLTVWNCPGLKNVFQHSSVARDLIHLKKIEIYHCHRLRNVFQHSSMVRDLINLQKLNISHCEMMRVIIDGKEEEEDEAGGEEEEEEAGEEEEEEEEEAGEEKEEAGEEEEEEITDDKHVTIVFPKLTTLHLDGLQCLTSFLCYRSGEANPKIQFPYLVDFKLNHCGSFNYDVMELCGDDSNCKLRTIEMTYHRKIQLSSKWYSRLYNLESLTLIHYHWWPQLKFQCFKRLKVLKVEKSGCSTLFSFSAFESLGLLQKLEIKGCALLEDIVEDVRSEKHCGTNKRTVTLSRLISVSLKNLPNLKSFFHSGNYECHMPALEVVQVDNCGISTLFTCSVFRTVHQLKELKVYNCELLEDIVEATRGAEPLNTDDRLITTPQLSVVALKDCPNLKNFSSNSSYAFNMPNLSIFFVIGCPQIEYFTSLKTTTPLVSVYSDWHKWVRSPDLNDYIRENCKRKDDSSSSAGEVSNSNQEPETDPVMFGEQQLQETEENAQQQQSSQEHMGSPVVLH encoded by the exons ATGGTTGGTCTATCTGACATTCCCTGTGTGGGAAAGAACGTGGACAGGATATCCGATGCAGCAGTTGACGCACTATTTCGCGGATTCAGTTATATGTTTTCTTACAAGAATCATGTTCAGGTTCTTGAAACCGAAATTCAGAAACTTGACGCTGAGATGGATCGGATGTCCAGAAAAGTCAGGGAAGAAAAAGATAATGGTAAAATGATCGTTGATGGCGTGAGTACATGGCAGGCAGATGTAGAAGAAgtcaagaagagtgctgaagaaattttagaaaaatacaaaaacagaTCTTCATGGAGGTGCATTCAGTGGATGCCTATTCCTAAACCAGTCTCCCGATCCCGATTGGGTCGGGAGGCAGCACACAAGGCCAAGAGAGTAATTGAACTCTCTGATTCTGCAAACAATCTCTTGGCTAATGGAATTGCATATGGTTCTCCTGCTGAAAATGCACCAAACACTGTATATCAGACTTTCAAATCCAGAAGTGATGCTTATGACAAGCTATGGAAAGCGCTTGTAAGTGAAGGTGGTTCTACTGTTCTTGGCATCTATGGAATGCCTGGAGTTGGGAAGACGACAATGATGGAGAGTCTATGGAAGGAAGCCCTTGAGAAAAAAATCTTCGACAAGGTAACTCGGGCAGATGTGGGCAATGAAGACTTGGATGTATTTAAATTGCAAAAACAAATCGCGGACCATCTGGATTGCCATTTAAATCCGGAAGATGATGAGCAACACAGAGCTTCTCAACTGAAAAAGAGATTAACGAATGGAGAGAAGATCCTCATTATACTAGACGATGTATGGAAGGAGATCCCGTTGCATCGTATTGGAATTTCATTGGGCGATGGTGATAGTTCCACTCATCGTAAGATCCTTTTGACATCCCGGAAGAAAAGAGTATGCATGGATAACAAGTGCCTGCATCCGGTAAAGATTGCACCTCTTGGACCTGAAGAAGCATGGCAAATGTTCAGGAACACTGTTGTTCCTGATAACATTTACCTTCTTCCAGACGAATCCCTGGCACTGGAGGTGTGCAACCAATGTGGGGGATTACCACTCCTAATTCACGCGGTTGGTAAAGCTCTGCAATTCACATCTCCTGATGTATGGAAGGATGCACTAAATCAACTCGTGATGGGCAACTTTGAAAAAATTGCTGATATAGATTCGAATGTATATGCCTGTGTCAAACTGAGTTTTGATAGATTACCCGACGATGCCAAGTCGTGTCTTGTTTTGTGTTCCTTGTATCCAGAAGATGCTAGCATTTATATCAATAAGCTGATCCCGCTAGCAACAGGGTCACGGCTGGTACGCGGTGGAGAAGCTAGAATACGTTCGATGGTAGAGATTCTCAGATCATCTTCCCTGTTGCTGGACTCTGAAGATCATATAATAAAAGTGCATGACCTCATCAGAGATGTAGCTAGATCCATAGCCGTCAAAGACCCGAAATATTCGTTTTCACTTGTAAGATGTGGCTCGCTGTTGCCTGATGATGTTGACTATCATACTCGGAAATTCTTACGTCTGCATCTAGAAAagaatgatattctctttcCTGATGGTCTGGTGTGCCAAGACCTGCATAACTTGTGGCTACAATGCAACAAACATGCACAACAATTCTTAGGTGACTTCTTTGGTATGTTTGTGAATCTCAGATTTCTACTGATTGAAGATATGTTGTTTTCTTTAGAGCCACAGTTCTCTCTACGGCCCTTGGTTAATCTCAGGACCTTGATATTAGATGGTTGTGAGATTACTCATGTTTCCCAAACAAATGCTAGTTTTTTCCCAGAAAACCTGGTAGCTCTATACATTTGGAATTGCGATCTCCCACGGCCACTGAATTTACCAATCCTGAAACATCTTAGAAAGCTCGAAATCCAAGGGTGGAGGAGCAATAATATCCAAATGGTGCCAAATACTGTATCCAGTATGCCCAGTCTACAGGAATTGCACATACCAGGTGGATACAAGATTCAAGATGATGGATGTGGAAAAAGTTTGGATGCTGTTTCGGCACCAATATTGGGGGAGATTAGTAAGTTGACTGGGCTGAAAAGTTTGCAGATGTTCTTTTTCAGCAATTCCGAGCATTTTCAAGATACAAATATATTTGGTAATTtacttcaatataatatatcagtGGGTGCAAAGCCGCATGATCGTCCTCTTATAGAATCCAGTGTTTCTATCAAGAGATTGATTGAGCTGCAGGGTAGTGGTTTAGAAAGCTTAAAAGGTCTGATTGAGAGGGCTGAAGAAGTATCATTGGATTGCACCGACATTCATGTGGGTAGCATATACAATAGCAACAGGGAAGCATTTACAGATTTgaaaaacttgtacattagaaATTGTAACACTATAGAATATCTTGCAAGGATATCATGTGGTGAGATTCAACATTCAAGGTCTTTCGCAAATCTCGGCGTCTTGGAAATCAAAGATTGTTCAGCATTGAAATACCTCTTCAGCAAATCCGTTGCAAAATGTCTCGTGCAACTGCAGGAGTTAGCCATTGTAAGATGTCCTGTGATGGAAGCAATTTTAATGAATGAAGGCACAAGTGATAGAGATGGCGTCATCAGCTTCTGCAAATTGAAGTTtttatcaatatataatattccgAGACTCAAAAGCTTCTGCATGCAAAATAAAGATCTGCACTCCGGATCAACAACACACAACTCCGCTATCTCGAACATTCAAGCTCAACCCCTATTTGATAAAACg GTTGCATTCCCTTCCTTGGAGGTATTAACCCTGGAGGGTTCTGGAGATACAGTATATGATATTTGGGGAAATAGTGAATATGACAAAGTCGGATCCTCCTTTCACAAATTAAAGATAATCTCCTTATATTGGTGCAAGAAATTGGAAAGAGTGATCCCTCTTGCCATGTCGAATAACCTAAGGAATCTGGAATCTTTGACAGTTTGGAATTGCCCGGGCCTGAAAAACGTATTTCAACATTCCTCTGTGGCCAGAGATCTTATCCACCTCAAGAAGATAGAGATATATCATTGTCATAGGTTGAGAAACGTGTTCCAACATTCTTCTATGGTCAGAGATCTTATCAACCTTCAGAAATTGAACATATCACATTGTGAAATGATGAGAGTGATAATTGATGGGAAAGAAGAGGAGGAGGACGAAGCAGGAGGAGAAGAAGAGGAGGAGGAAGCaggagaggaagaggaagaagaggaGGAGGAAGCAGGAGAGGAAAAAGAGGAAGCGGgagaggaggaagaagaagaaattacTGATGATAAACATGTCACCATCGTCTTCCCCAAGTTAACTACTCTGCATTTAGATGGTTTGCAATGTTTGACCAGCTTTTTATGTTACCGGAGTGGGGAAGCTAATCCaaag ATTCAATTTCCATACTTGGTGGATTTTAAACTCAATCACTGTGGAAGTTTTAACTATGATGTGATGGAGTTGTGCGGAGATGATTCCAATTGTAAATTAAGGACGATAGAAATGACTTATCATCGAAAGATACAATTATCAAGTAAATGGTATTCCAGATTATATAATCTTGAAAGTTTGACATTGATACACTATCACTGGTGGCCTCAGCTGAAATTTCAATGCTTCAAAAGATTAAAGGTGCTTAAAGTCGAAAAATCTGGATGCTCTACTCTTTTCTCATTCTCAGCCTTTGAGAGTCTAGGACTACTACAAAAGTTAGAGATAAAAGGCTGTGCTTTACTGGAGGATATTGTGGAGGATGTAAGAAGTGAAAAACATTGTGGCACAAATAAGAGGACTGTTACACTCTCCCGGCTCATATCAGTTTCTCTCAAAAATTTGCCAAACCTCAAAAGTTTTTTCCACAGTGGAAATTACGAGTGCCATATGCCGGCTTTAGAAGTTGTTCAAGTTGATAATTGTGGAATCTCTACTCTTTTCACGTGTTCTGTCTTCAGAACTGTCCACCAACTCAAAGAGTTAAAAGTATATAATTGCGAATTGTTGGAAGACATTGTTGAGGCTACAAGGGGCGCTGAACCGTTAAACACAGATGACAGACTTATCACAACCCCTCAACTCTCAGTGGTTGCACTTAAAGATTGTCCAAACCTCAAAAATTTCAGTAGCAATTCAAGTTACGCCTTCAATATGCCCAATTTATCCATCTTTTTTGTAATCGGGTGTCCCCAGATAGAATATTTTACTtctttgaaaacaactacaccaCTGGTATCTGTTTATAGTGACTGGCACAAGTGGGTGAGATCTCCAGACCTGAACGACTACATAAGAGAAAATTGCAAAAGAAAAGATGATTCAAGTAGCAGTGCTGGAGAAGTGAGCAATAGTAATCAAGAACCAGAAACAGATCCAGTGATGTTTGGCGAGCAGCAGCTTCAGGAGACAGAGGAGAATGCTCAACAGCAACAAAGCAGTCAAGAGCACATGGGCTCTCCAGTGGTTCTCCATTAA